ATAGTAACCGCTCGAGGAACTCGAACTTGCTGTTAATGTTCAAGCTATCGTTACCATCGTTTTGGCACGAATCCTTGAGACTCTTTAACCGCTCCCGGGCCGTGGTGAGCAGCATTTCCGAAACGTTATTGGATGCATCGTAGCGCGTAAGGTACATGCCGAGCTCGTAGTAGAATTTGTTCAACGCACCCAGCTCGACGTAACTGGCGTCCGCTTTGTAGATCTCCTTGTAGGCCGCACTGTAAATGTCCGGTATTTGCgctctggaaatggaaacgatcACGGAAACGATTGCTGTGCCGTTTGAATTTGGGTTTGTTTGCGACAATTTACTCACTCAAAGTGTGGATTCCTATCGTCCTGCTGCAGCACTACCCATAGGGGCAGTTCCATCTTGTGGTTGGTTGCTAAATTTGGCGACTTTTCCGAGGAATCCAGAAAACCTGCAACGATGAGCAGGTGAGCAAGAGGGAAAAGTAATAACGTTCACGAATCGTGGTTTTGCTTACCCATCATGTATAAATCCTGCAGCGTGCGGCACGGTACACGTTCCTGCGTCACCGTAATATCAGCCAGGCTGTAGTAATTCGGTGTGTAGCTCGGAATATTCATCTTCAAATCGGAACAAACGGACCGAGTGTTTCTTTTTCGCGGTTTTCCGCCAGATTGCCGCCCTTTTGTTCGCCCTCAGCTGTTCCGACAAATGATTTGCGCGATGCTTGGTGAGCCTGTTCGTAGAactaatgaaaggaaaaagaaac
This sequence is a window from Anopheles darlingi chromosome 3, idAnoDarlMG_H_01, whole genome shotgun sequence. Protein-coding genes within it:
- the LOC125954345 gene encoding DNA replication complex GINS protein PSF3 is translated as MNIPSYTPNYYSLADITVTQERVPCRTLQDLYMMGFLDSSEKSPNLATNHKMELPLWVVLQQDDRNPHFEAQIPDIYSAAYKEIYKADASYVELGALNKFYYELGMYLTRYDASNNVSEMLLTTARERLKSLKDSCQNDGNDSLNINSKFEFLERLLFGEGCKTNKLFDDWLYEKQVYIKSTEIAVNIRKRKRSPDGEPEDEQ